The Rosa rugosa chromosome 3, drRosRugo1.1, whole genome shotgun sequence sequence GGATCTTGGAGAAATCTTAATCCATAGCATTGTGCTTCACTAGACTGAAATCTTAGTgcttttgcaaaaaaaaaaatcggtttCATAGCTGTTATTACATTTTCCGAGTGCTTTTGCAAAAAAATATTCCGGTGCCAAGATTCGAACCTGGGAAAAATAATCATTTTCCATAACATGTGCTACAACAGATTTGTTGTCAACAATATGCTTTTAGTTATACTTAACTAACAAAACTCCTACATCCGAGTGAGAAATTAACATTTTCCATAGCACGTGCTACACCAGATTTGTTGTTAACGTTATGCTTTTAGCTAACAAAAACCTACATGGGCTTAAAGCTGGGCTTCCCGACCCAAAGTGAATGGGCTCGGATTAGGATTATCCGTCCCGCCGCACCGCTTGTCTACCTTGTGCAACTCTGTTCCCCAGATATGGCGTCTCTCTTCTCCACAccaacttcaacttcaacttcaacttcGTATCTCTTCCGTCAAAAATCCTCCTTATACGGCACCGTTTTCCCTCTCAGGTACTACATCTCTCTGAACGTTACGGCTTTCCCAAACTATAAACGCGGTTAAATTCAGCGCTTGTTGTACACAGGTGTGACCGGAAGCCCGGCAATTTGAGAAGCACGGGTTACTTTGAAATTAGCTGCCGACTTAGCACCAGAGCCAAAGAGTCGTCGCCGTCTCCGGCTTTAAACCTGAACAAGGAGCCTCACAAGTACTTTGACCAGGTCGTCATCACGGTCCGCTCCGGCGACGGCGGCCACGGCGCGGTCCTCAACATGCCGAACCAGAAAGCTACTAAGCCGCCGCAGGGGAAGGTTGAGAAGGAGAAGGCCAGGAGGAGAGGATTGTTGAAGAGGGACTTCGGCGGGTCCCTCATTCTTCCCACAGGTGGCCATGGAGGTGATGTGGTGATATATGCTGATGAGGAGGAAGATACATTGCTGGAGTTTCACAAGAAAGGGAGGTACAATGCCAAGCGCGGCGGAAATGTGGCTGCTATGGGGGTTTTGACCTCCCAATTGAGAGATGGAGTTGCTGCCCCAACTCTGCGCATTCCTGTGCCTGTAGGTTTGTGCAAGAATAGAATTCGGAAACTTTGTTTATCCATTAACATCAAAGATAGGATGGTGAATGTGATTAATGTGCATTTGGCTTATATATGTATCTGTGCTGATGTTAGGTACTGTTGTGAAGCGGAAACGAGGGACGCTGTTGCGTGATCTAGCCCAGCCAGGTGATGAAATCCTTGTAGCAAGGGGCGGACAAGGAGGGGTGAGAGTAATTGGAGTGGAAATTTTCAGTATTTTCTGTACAGATTTAGAACTGTTTGAGTGTTATCGAGACTATCTTTGCATAATActgatttgaatattgatgtGCATTTGCATTTGGTTCTCTTTGGTTTTGTGCAGATTAGCTTGGTAGAAATGCCAGAGCGTAGCAAGAAAAAGTTGATGGCTTTGACCACTAATGTGATGAGAGATGATAGCGATAAGGTAAAGTGTTCATGCTTATTCTCACTTAGTATTCCGATGTGAATTATGTGTATTCAGATTCATTGCCTTTTTAGTACCTTTTAAGCTCAGTCATGTcggtatttctttttgttgagtTTAGTAATACCAGAAATCACTGTCATTCTTAAGCCTAATTCTATTAGTTGTCCAGAAATAGAGTCCGACAGTGAGATTTGTGACATTGGTGTTACTTCTCTTTTCCTCCCAATAGTTACTTTTAGACATGGAGTAACGGAAGCATAAGTAAATGTAGGTTCAACTGTAATTGTTTCAAAAAACTAGTCAAGTGCAATGGGGTGGATTTCCTGCTCAATCAGATGTTTACCCGTTACTGTACAATCAGAACAATAAACTGTATGCAATAATCATATTCTGGTCtctattttatattttagaCAAGTTTTATAGTCATATGTAGATTATTGCAGGTTTTATCACTTGGTCAACCTGGAGAGGAGGTTACTTTGGAGTTGATTCTACGAGTTGTTGCTGATGTTGGTTTGGTTGTAAGTATTCTTTCCTGTTTTCTCTATTTATGATATTAATATGCCTTCCATGGGATGAGAAGAACCAAATTATTGAACAAGACTACTTCTCAAAGGTATTAATATGTTCTTTAGACCGTTAAAACTTACTTTAAATTGTTGTAGGGCCTCCCAAATGCTGGAAAGTCAACCCTTTTGGCAGCTACTACCCTTGCAAAACCTGATATTGCTGATTATCCTTTCACAACCTTAATGCCGAACCTAGGACGTCTTAATGGTGACCCAAGTTTAGGGGCTCAGATGTATACTTCTGAAGCAACATTAGCAGATTTACCTGGTCTTATTGAAGGTGCTCATCTTGGGAAGGTAATGGCCTAGTAGCTTATTTATTCACATGTTTGTAGCTATAAGCTGCTCAATTCAAACTGTCATCCTTTAGGGTCTAGGTCGCAACTTCTTGAGGCATCTAAGGAGGACTCGGCTATTGGTCCATGTTGTTGATGCAGCAGCCGAGGATCCTGTTAATGACTACAGAACCGTCAAAGAAGTATGTGTTCCCTTATGAATTATTTATGTGCTGTATTCGCGTAATACAAAAATCTATTCCCCCTGATAGAAACTCAAATCATTCACAAAGAAATAGAATCTTGATTATAATTTTGGTTTGATATGGATAAGGCAAGAAGCAGTTCGAGTTGTTATCAATATGTTGATCTTGCACTGATTATAGGTTTCATAATTTCCAGGAATTGCGAATGTATAACCCTGATTACCTCGATCGACCATACATTGTGGTATTGAATAAAATTGATATTCCCAAGGTTTGTaaacttttatttattctagCAAGGACAATGCTTTTTGAAATGATCTGATTGTCACTGCTATCTCTTTTGTATATCTGTATGACAGGCAAGTGAGAG is a genomic window containing:
- the LOC133736896 gene encoding probable GTP-binding protein OBGC2, with the protein product MASLFSTPTSTSTSTSYLFRQKSSLYGTVFPLRCDRKPGNLRSTGYFEISCRLSTRAKESSPSPALNLNKEPHKYFDQVVITVRSGDGGHGAVLNMPNQKATKPPQGKVEKEKARRRGLLKRDFGGSLILPTGGHGGDVVIYADEEEDTLLEFHKKGRYNAKRGGNVAAMGVLTSQLRDGVAAPTLRIPVPVGTVVKRKRGTLLRDLAQPGDEILVARGGQGGISLVEMPERSKKKLMALTTNVMRDDSDKVLSLGQPGEEVTLELILRVVADVGLVGLPNAGKSTLLAATTLAKPDIADYPFTTLMPNLGRLNGDPSLGAQMYTSEATLADLPGLIEGAHLGKGLGRNFLRHLRRTRLLVHVVDAAAEDPVNDYRTVKEELRMYNPDYLDRPYIVVLNKIDIPKASERLPSLTKEIMRLGSDRPSTLDTAQTLSTEGGNADVPSSGVPSRDRKEKGIEDYPRPIAIVGVSVLKGIKTNEMLKEIRAALRMCRD